From one Cygnus olor isolate bCygOlo1 chromosome 26, bCygOlo1.pri.v2, whole genome shotgun sequence genomic stretch:
- the TMEM221 gene encoding transmembrane protein 221: MPSSYPQRALTVLLLFGTLSAAMALLASSLIFQLPAGRPGPGPGPGPGPGPGRGALPEPAAAALLPVSAVLAALCLVLNVSCLLLCLLHGYFSTELCRGQPGPDRADWFLLDSRTVRHAAIGLFCCGVSVYLTALAIYMLLLFELEAGIASACILSSGIIVLLVTVTHALVRASQLSRRSRSEVSHTLYENDSAQHSEAPAGDLNNKNVAAPRPEIHREFSFPPFLERKPQLGSPASSNLTSSGSPGARSEQESYNLPRTHRTLSAESALLQAQGKPWNGVTREMRNVLARKPGASGKDSTLV; this comes from the exons ATGCCCTCCTCCTACCCGCAGCGGGCCCTGACGGTGCTCCTGCTCTTCGGCACGCTGTCCGCTGCCATGGCCCTGCTGGCCTCCAGCCTCATCTTCCAGCTgccggcggggcggccgggtcccggtcccggtcccggtcccggtcccggtcccggtcgAGGGGCGCTGCCGGAGCCGGCGGCCGCCGCGCTGCTGCCGGTCTCGGCCGTGCTGGCCGCGCTCTGCCTGGTGCTCAACGtgagctgcctcctgctctgcctcctccacGGCTACTTCAGCACCGAGCTGTGCCGGGGGCAGCCCGGGCCCGACCG GGCAGACTGGTTCCTTCTGGACAGCCGGACAGTTCGCCACGCCGCCATCGGCTTGTTCTGCTGTGGGGTCTCGGTCTACCTAACAG CTCTTGCCATctacatgctgctgctgttcgAACTCGAGGCCGGTATTGCCAGCGCCTGCATCCTCTCCTCCGGCATCATCGTCCTGCTGGTCACAGTGACGCACGCCCTGGTGCGCGCTTCCCAGCTCTCCCGCCGCAGCCGCTCCGAGGTCTCTCACACCCTGTACGAGAACGACTCTGCCCAGCACAGCGAAGCCCCCGCCGGCGACCTCAACAACAAGAACGTGGCTGCGCCCCGGCCCGAAATCCACCGAGAGTTTTCCTTCCCCCCTTTCCTGGAGCGCAAACCCCAGCTGGGATCCCCGGCCAGCAGCAACCTCACCTCGtcgggcagccccggggctcgcTCCGAGCAGGAGAGCTACAACCTGCCCCGCACGCACAGGACGCTGTCGGCAGAGTcggccctgctgcaggcacagggcaAGCCCTGGAACGGCGTCACCCGCGAGATGAGGAATGTGCTGGCACGCAAACCTGGAGCCTCGGGCAAGGACTCGACGCTGGTGTGA
- the MEF2B gene encoding myocyte-specific enhancer factor 2B codes for MGRKKIQISRILDQRNRQVTFTKRKFGLMKKAYELSVLCDCEIALIIFNSTNRLFQYASTDMDKVLLKYTEYSEPHESRTNSDILETLKRKGLGLDSHELELDEGLDAGEKMRKLNEGMDLTVARPRFYSPVPLPEASYGSSPPAGGDGALSSTSSSPQSQGRPPAFKPSAPKLSGRSPGPMPPGIGYPLFPPGSLNRALATKTPPPLYLGADGRRGEAHGSLASGRSGGSAARPLYPGLQTLSPVLAPGSAGIPNHSLSGFPFLAPAQAEYGAGEAPPPPGFLQPGPPASWQPPRDMAALGASARIVPAEDAAPGSSPQHHAISIKSERVSPGLGCPSGTPQPPPGSLASLSEASRGSGDLQPRDDYAKGYPYPLGPPRPLAEEQRATVPVPPRRAQAVEGWQR; via the exons ATGGGCcggaaaaaaatacagatcagCCGAATACTGGACCAGCGGAACCGGCAG GTGACCTTCACCAAGCGTAAATTCGGGCTGATGAAGAAGGCGTACGAGCTGAGCGTGCTGTGCGACTGCGAGATCGCCCTCATCATCTTCAACAGCACCAACCGCCTCTTCCAGTACGCCAGCACCGACATGGACAAGGTGCTGCTCAAGTACACGGAGTACAGCGAGCCCCACGAGAGCCGCACCAACTCCGACATCCTCGAG aCGCTGAAGCgcaaggggctggggctggacaGCCACGAGCTGGAGCTGGACGAGGGGCTGGACGCCGGCGAGAAGATGCGGAAGCTGAACGAGGGCATGGACCTGACGGTGGCACGGCCCCGCTTTTAC AGCCCGGTGCCGCTGCCTGAGGCATCCTACGGCAGCTCCCCGCCAGCCGGCGGTGATGGAGCcctgagcagcaccagcagctccccgcAGAGCCagggccgcccgcccgccttCAAACCATCAGCACCGAAGCTCTCGGGGCGCTCTCCAGGACCGATGCCCCCAG GTATCGGCTatcccctcttcccccccgGCAGCCTGAACCGAGCCCTGGCCACCAAGACGCCGCCGCCGCTGTACCTGGGAGCCGACGGCCGGCGCGGCGAAGCCCACGGCAGCCTGGCCAGCGGCAGGAGCGGCGGCAGCGCAGCG AGGCCGCTGTACCCCGGTCTGCAGACCCTGAGCCCCGTGCTTGCACCGGGCAGCGCCGGCATCCCCAACCACAGCCTCTCCGGCTTCCCCTTCCTCGCCCCGGCACAAGCGG agtACGGGGCTGGCgaggccccgccgccccccggcttCCTTCAGCCCGGCCCCCCGGCTTCGTGGCAGCCCCCGCGGGACATGGCAGCGCTGGG GGCCAGCGCCAGGATCGTCCCCGCCGAGGATGCGGCCCCCGGCAGCTCCCCGCAGCACCACGCCATCAGCATCAAGTCGGAGCGGGTCTCGCCGGGGCTCGGCTGCCCCTcgggcaccccgcagccccccccgggcAGCCTGGCCTCCCTGAGCGAAGCCTCCCGAGGCTCCGGAGACCTCCAGCCGCGGGACGACTACGCCAAGGGCTACCCCTACCCCCtgggccccccccggccgctgGCGGAGGAGCAGCGGGCcaccgtccccgtccccccgcgGCGGGCACAGGCTGTGGAGGGGTGGCAGAGATAG